tgtttgggggaagttacgagaaagttgctcagagaagtctgtcctaacttgtcaatgtgtctccttcctcagacagtccccctgtgccccaaaggagcaaatgtccaacagcagctccctcaacgagttcctcctcctagcatttgtggacacacgggagctgcagctcttgtacttctcgctcttcctgggcatctacctggctgccctcctgggcaacggcctcatcatcacagccatagcctgtgaccaccgcctccacacccccatgtacttcttcctcctcaatctctctgttctggaccttggcaccatctccaccactgtccccaaatccatggccaattccctgtgggacaccaggacaatttcctactcaggatgtgctgctcaagtctttttcttccttttcttaatttcagcagagttttatctcctcactgtcatggcctatgaccgctttgttgccatctgcaaacccctgcactatgggaccctcatgggcagcagagcttgtgccaaaatggcagcagctgcctgggccagtggttttctcaatgctctcctgcacactgctaacacattttccataccactctgccaaggcaacacagtggaccagttcttctgtgaaatcccccagatcctcaagctctcctgctcagactcctaccaaagggaagttgggcttattgtggttactggCTCTTtaagctttgggtgtttcattttcattgtgctgtcctatgtgcagatcttcactgctgtgctgaggattccctctgagcagggccaacacaaagccttttccacgtgcatccctcacctggcagtggtctccctgtttgtcaccactggctcctttgcctacctgaagcccccctccctctcctccccagctctggatctggtggtggctgttctgtacgtggtggtgcctccagcagtgaaccccctcatctacagcatgaggaacaaggaactcaaggactCACTGAAGAAAGTGGTTCAACTTCtcctagttcagcagcaataagctgcccatctctcctcacaaccaactcccagtttatctcaggcaactcttgtgctttgggagttctgtctgcgatagtcatgtttgtgaacaaatgtttgaattcatcccacctctccagaggcacaaaccctgtctgtctgacttggaggctttctgtaaatctgccgagcactgtgtcagagctggcctcccttgcagcatctctgtaataaaaggggatttcatcagtacactgcctgaagactgggctcttcttccaaagcaggagccaagaatgcactgtgGGAATTGCACCCGAAAAGCCCCTTTTGCCGtgactgggttttccatgggctaagcaggatgtgctcatagggcgatgtgtgagggaatgagggctggattcagccttcacttgtgggtgcccagtggccctggagagggtgagtgctcaagaggtttctgctgggggctgtctcaaatattagagggctggtgacagatgcccatccttctggaaggcaatatggagccaccaggtgagcagaggggatttccagggacagcatattcctgggacgggcagtgagtggagactcccaaaactaaGTGTactcacccaaaggtaaagggccaaaccgaggaatgcaccaaatcaggctctgcaacctcaggagaggcagtggggactcctcaggcacagggaaggcagcctcaagagcggttcatgtcacctacaatgaaaaccatggctggatctaatgacccacctgaccccatcctgagccattggaaatgccttgtgattgctctgagcatcttccacagccacagatgcctggggagggggtcATCAGGTGCAGCGATGCTGGGCCAgccaggtctaccctgaccagcatggccagtgtggagtcaccctggggccccacagcctactggccctgcagagcagcaccgccagcctggggagcacagtggaggggtgcaggttggctgggcaggccagcatggacacactgacctggggaaaggttatctggagaacagggatgtctctggagaagagcaaaggaacaattgggTGCTTTCGGGAGGAAGaactgaaaacctgtttctatgtgtgtcaactcagggcaggctgctctgtcgctggacactttcactaaccgaatctgttcattgtatcatacattatcgttccttccctttcctctaaccattttccagtttccaacctatgttgaggaaccttggtgttctgcttgagaaagctgtcgagttgatgcaaggttactccaagtgatactgatggattaaatggtgcgaaaaaagacattgtttgttcagtcatatgagaagttaaccagaagtttGCGTGGTGATTTGGTTAAAAACATAGGTCACgttacaatggcttttgttgccttccatgtctggagtacccatctcactcttATTGTCTTAACCATGTGCAGCTTTCCATCCAGTGTGTCATTACATAGAGCGACATTCAGACTAACTCTAGATCTTAGGGTTAGCGCAACATTATTGCCTACTATCAATCCTTGACCTCGTACTATTACAaatggtgtttctcttgtaactacagttttgaagatgggttgtgactgatcttcaatacccgagttgtcccatgggcaacgtgaaaaggcagaacctgttagagacacgtttcaggtgttttttccagttatcagtgttcccacagttagcaggtaacaccacatctccctgcaagagaagacacctaggtcttggacataacccagacctcactaatggttaacttactgccttcattgtctacagcatcccatgctccttttccatgggaaaagagcagagtcacccagattgatccccaagctggatgtttaaccacagcctcacctccaggactttgatagggttttatttctgttttaacaggaattcaggcagctactgacacaaaccccttatctatgggccttcccataagagtttgtcacttatttagccaccttacaacttctcacaagtgggatccccacttagaagtattctatgagagaagagtcactcttgtgcagctgttgtttctgtcggccactccatctttctactaccccattacttggaggttgataccataggcgaaaagtctactgatctttgtttgaagcacaccacgtttgcagttctttgttcttcaaatgtgttccattaccaaattgcatttctctgggaaagtagcaaaccagtggttcaaaccagcaaggcttgctagtccagttgcagctcaggtggggtgcacattccctctgccgataattatttctgctctggcaagaatttatttccagccttcaggtgtttacatgagtctggagggtggcctaaaacaaaggccaccctctggttctctttgtgctgagataaattctgcttgctttgcagcagctgtggtccatcacagcctatgttcttccctgaaccttcttccatggtaGGAATTGGTTGGTCACAACAcgagatgcaagtagagttcaatttctcagaagatgttctaggctaccagactagaatgcacataggtgcctttgtcaaaataaacacctgtaggtatgaaaagagtCTTCTatgcttaaatagggtcaagtatgaaattcaaagaacacaaagctcaagggtttgaaaaaagGAGGATTGCTTCTATACCAAACAAAAACCTCAATTTTAATAGTCacctcagagaaatttctgtttgagttcacatgagactagctgttttgctttttaaaagcatgggtaaagttttttttaagttttgcaacaatttttgtaggcaatggataggcatcttcttccaattctagccatgcagggccaggtacagccctttccaccctgctctcccccagcacctcttccctgaattcagggtgccctgcacaatgtccttccttgtgggtgaaggggaaccccagttctccaagaaagaggctgcagcctcagcacttgtggcaaggggtcgcacagcaaaatggccatgggagctccctgccccgttgctgctcatctttgagagctgctggggggggcagttggtgttaggagttgtgggagagaGTCCCTCGCAGGAGTGTtccctcccggagagctggagtgctctcctgtggggcctggactcccatcacagagagcgttggggaccgtctgcctgcagcaccaccaaggacagagccccaggaaaggtgcaagatgcacagaagaacatgggaagggcccagggggagaggaatccaaaggggtcaggaaatgggatgtgtgggaaagccatgacttccaggtaggaagggtgtttgtctggtctcccaccaaaaggaacctgatgatgactgaccctggctttccaataccaaagtgtggtagggaaagagcagcctccatgagcaaatgccaccggctgctgtagctgcgtgccaagtgctgtgtgccaagcactgccttggcctgcctggccctgtgctggggggaaatggctagagggggcagagccatcccagaggaggtttgcctgctcagctgaggaccaacagtgccttcttcctggTGCCGGACTGGTGAGGGGGGCTCCGAGACAGCTGTGTTGCTGGATCttgcaccagctggcaaggctgctgagaggggaagactagttttgtcagatgcccaccagggcTTTCTTCATTGAGGTGGGCCTCAGGGCAAGCGgtgactctctggaggtgcctctaactgctgtgctggctcatgcacatggctgtggggtgatgttggtcagtgGAGGTGGGGcagtggagctggggcactcctcttagtcgccctgacgttggctcatttctgctgggctgccacttgcaaacacttggatttcgtgcctcctttgtggcagctctgtgttcaattgctcctccaagggatgggaaaagaggctgcagagggttcagaggatgggaggaggaggcgagtggTGTGCGCAGGGTGCTGTgatgcccagggctgggagcagggcctgggggtgtttccaccatccctgctgcctgtgcgctgagctttgtcaggaactggtgcccttgccctgaaaggtgggtgggatccagggcTGCCCGATGCACGCAGTCCTGCCGGCTCTGCCAATCTTTCATTGCTGTgtacatttcagctgctggattgccctgaccttgcccatacggatgatgccgtcctgccgctcctccagagctatgtccaaagtcagagcctgaagatgtgtgggctggcattcagaggcctcatgagcctgtcgcagagacctgagatggtgagcagggggcagctgggtgaagccatgctggcagcctggggcttgccaggaggtgttcatctgccctgagtctttcatgccaggcacttggctgggctgcacaagcagaaaggcaccaatgcccACCAGGAAGAGGTTCCGCTGCTGGCACGTCttggctgtgctaggcagagatccaggcccagcaccaagcaaacCAGCTCCAAAcggcctcagtcatgggagcgctgcggccaaagtcacgctacaagagggacgatgaggcagagcacagggtcaggctaacgtagccagctgctcctgggcctcgaggcagcagccttcctccaaatagaggccatagTATGCTGAGGGCAacctgggagatctctgccctgcactgcaacctctgtgctgtgggtgtatgcagagccctggccccggacactgagccctgatgggaagtcggcacccagagcacttttggcaggggggtctggccttgcttcactgaaaggaagttgtgtgtttcacacaggcaaggagaatgcagagcctgttcccagacatcatgcagtggctgcaggatgctggcagggacatgcgtgtgggaagcctgatgttgctgagaaacatcctcagccccctgcgccagaagggctccagccccattgctctgcggctggctgagaagcttctgccagctttgatgatggacggctggtgggagagccaggggctctcctggcgtgtccaggggtctgtatgtgtggctatgggtgctgtgtgtccctctgacattccctgtgacattccctgtgctggccttggtgtcctgggctgtgggactagatcaaaccacccccctccctgccctcggctgctctgtctcatgcttgactccatgtggtgcttgcctggcctggggcagagatgaagaaagaggcaggagcagactagagagtgagggagaggccaTGTCCTGGTgctgtccccttctgtcatcctctccCACGAGGGGGCgctgatggagtcttagggaaatccagaaagttccctccagaggcagagggagacagaggccagggaagcttgccttgctgctgctgaaaaccctcattctccaggctgcctccacagAGGCTTGTTGCCAGCTCTGACCTCCAGCTGGGatgggggacagttgtgcctggagagggtgaggcctcacaatggcaaaccctcttctcatgcccgcttcctggagccgttgctgaggcctcccctcctctcctccctgcccacaggaagacagctccctgcgagagctctccatcctcctctgcaaagacctgatggagattgtgatGGGGAGGAACAAACGATGcatgaagcagcatgtgcagaggagcctggtcccactcttcctccacatgagtgaccagatccaaggagtggcccaggtttggaccagggattttgggaagcaatggtgacatcccttgggtgggcctgagctgcagggcaagggctgttgacaagtgtccctttgaatgcatgtcactgtgaggtccaacttcctgtgtccccaaggacaaggcagagctgcctctgccttcagcgagggacagacccaagctgcatctcctcattccgggctgggaaaggcttggagccttgccaagatgatggggacacagggtgtcctgccccagctgtggtggcatctcctggttTCTGCtactctgcaggcctctcaggaaacacacactctgtcctctgctccctctgaaccttggtaccacacagcttctagctgggagtcatgaacaggaaggaaggggaggctggtcctgcaaggagggacaggcctggccttctggggaggctTGGTACCAGCCCCCTGGCCTTGTGTTGTCTCCAGCTTCTGCggaacagcagcagagcagagcggtacctgcaccagagcctgctgtacttagacaaccttgaggcatccttgcaggaggcagccgtgaggttcattggtgagccacaaccccagtcgcacccctgcccacacagatgggctgacaggaggttcttcagtccctcacacc
The DNA window shown above is from Apteryx mantelli isolate bAptMan1 chromosome 11, bAptMan1.hap1, whole genome shotgun sequence and carries:
- the LOC136993063 gene encoding olfactory receptor 14J1-like, with protein sequence KPLHYGTLMGSRACAKMAAAAWASGFLNALLHTANTFSIPLCQGNTVDQFFCEIPQILKLSCSDSYQREVGLIVVTGSLSFGCFIFIVLSYVQIFTAVLRIPSEQGQHKAFSTCIPHLAVVSLFVTTGSFAYLKPPSLSSPALDLVVAVLYVVVPPAVNPLIYSMRNKELKDSLKKVVQLLLVQQQ